In Agromyces sp. G08B096, a genomic segment contains:
- a CDS encoding MFS transporter: MYLLGVPMPGVWLSPSGAGSVDGMAQQPSGSRTGSVRAWLGLLVVLGPVLLVSMDGSILFLAMPRVSQALSPSADQALWILDIYGFAVGSLLIAFGNIGDRYGRLRLLMIGAIFFGLASVAGAFAPTPELLIAARAVMGIAGATLLPSALAVLSELFTDPKRRAQAIGIFAAAFAAGFAVGPIIGGVLLERFWWGSVFLVNLPVIGLFLCLAPVLLREVRTTRPGRIDPISVLTSAGGLLLAIYGIKHAAAEGLTVSAVAPAVAGIAVLTWFSVRQRRLEHPLIDFSLFRDRTFTLAIVTGLLPLAAWSAAAYLAGIYLQSVLGIPVLRAALLALPGAVVLTITCIVTPMIIDRVGKRTALLVCHFSIAVGLLLLLPTTVTGGIGWFVASTAVAGIGYGISFAVVADTAVAAVPPERAGSAGAIAETSNEIGNALGIAVLGSLAAVVFRLQGPDLAPTLDETLQVPELATAVVVDAKSAFLSGLHIAAATAGFLHFVLGILALRWLPRDRVAQTADRETAPAR; this comes from the coding sequence GTGTACCTGCTGGGTGTACCCATGCCAGGTGTCTGGCTGTCGCCATCCGGGGCCGGGAGCGTTGACGGTATGGCTCAACAACCTTCCGGCTCGCGGACGGGCAGCGTCCGCGCCTGGCTCGGTCTCCTCGTCGTTCTCGGCCCCGTCCTGCTGGTCTCCATGGACGGATCGATCCTGTTCCTCGCGATGCCCCGGGTCAGTCAAGCGCTGAGTCCCAGCGCGGACCAAGCTCTGTGGATCCTCGACATCTACGGCTTCGCCGTCGGATCCCTGCTCATCGCCTTCGGGAACATCGGTGATCGCTACGGACGCCTTCGCCTCCTCATGATCGGCGCGATCTTCTTCGGCCTCGCATCGGTCGCTGGGGCCTTCGCGCCGACACCGGAACTCCTGATCGCTGCGCGCGCCGTCATGGGCATCGCCGGAGCGACCCTTCTTCCGTCCGCTCTGGCGGTGCTGAGCGAGTTGTTCACCGACCCGAAGCGACGCGCCCAGGCCATCGGCATCTTCGCCGCCGCCTTCGCTGCCGGGTTCGCGGTCGGCCCGATCATCGGCGGGGTGCTTCTCGAGCGATTCTGGTGGGGGTCCGTGTTCCTGGTGAACCTGCCCGTCATCGGGCTGTTCCTCTGTCTCGCTCCCGTGCTGCTTCGAGAGGTCCGAACCACGCGTCCCGGACGGATCGACCCGATCAGTGTCCTGACCTCTGCGGGCGGGCTCCTGCTGGCGATCTACGGCATCAAGCACGCAGCAGCCGAGGGGCTGACCGTGTCCGCGGTCGCTCCCGCGGTCGCAGGGATCGCAGTGCTGACGTGGTTCAGCGTCAGACAGCGGCGGCTCGAGCACCCGCTCATCGACTTCTCCCTCTTCCGCGACCGGACCTTCACTCTCGCCATCGTCACCGGACTGCTGCCCCTCGCCGCGTGGTCGGCCGCGGCCTACCTGGCGGGGATCTACCTGCAATCCGTCCTTGGCATCCCGGTCCTGCGGGCGGCACTCCTCGCGCTGCCCGGGGCCGTCGTGCTGACCATCACCTGCATTGTCACTCCGATGATCATCGACCGCGTCGGCAAGCGCACCGCATTGCTCGTCTGTCACTTCTCCATCGCCGTCGGTCTGCTTCTGCTGCTTCCCACCACGGTCACGGGTGGGATCGGCTGGTTCGTCGCGTCCACCGCTGTGGCCGGCATCGGCTACGGCATCTCGTTCGCCGTCGTTGCCGACACCGCCGTCGCCGCGGTCCCGCCCGAACGCGCCGGGTCAGCGGGCGCGATCGCCGAGACCAGCAACGAGATCGGCAACGCGCTCGGCATCGCGGTGCTCGGATCGCTCGCTGCCGTGGTATTCCGCCTTCAGGGCCCCGACCTCGCCCCCACACTCGATGAGACGCTCCAGGTGCCCGAGTTGGCGACAGCGGTCGTGGTTGACGCCAAGTCGGCGTTCCTCAGCGGTCTGCACATCGCCGCAGCAACGGCCGGCTTCCTGCATTTCGTTCTCGGCATCCTCGCGTTGCGCTGGTTGCCCCGAGACCGCGTCGCCCAAACGGCTGATCGAGAAACGGCGCCGGCTCGTTGA
- a CDS encoding DNA-directed RNA polymerase subunit beta, translating into MAADFHRPTRFPPGMFEGFQGGADPAHLSRVAHDTAAALLSRVRSDPDPEVVQRLISYTDRHGIDTIAELWSQASAKSLPGALWRIYLLRTLIRQDPAGTSLAFQRGTEVSRTIDQVVAGAAIPTGPDEVRELADTILHGVFTGDFAVALERAAAFCRVAAAGYADLADDADAADAVRPDRPAELTRRALRLTELADELASCARLWRHDSLD; encoded by the coding sequence ATGGCCGCCGACTTCCACCGACCCACCCGGTTCCCGCCGGGCATGTTCGAGGGCTTCCAGGGCGGAGCCGATCCGGCTCACCTGAGTCGGGTCGCGCACGACACCGCGGCCGCCCTGCTCTCCCGCGTCCGCTCCGACCCCGACCCCGAGGTCGTGCAGCGCCTGATCTCGTACACCGACCGGCACGGCATCGACACCATCGCCGAGCTCTGGTCGCAGGCCTCGGCGAAGAGCCTGCCGGGCGCCCTGTGGCGCATCTACCTGCTGCGCACCCTCATCCGGCAGGACCCCGCCGGCACGAGCCTCGCCTTCCAGCGGGGCACGGAAGTCTCACGCACGATCGACCAGGTCGTCGCCGGCGCGGCGATCCCCACGGGTCCAGACGAGGTGCGCGAGCTCGCCGACACCATCCTGCACGGCGTGTTCACGGGCGACTTCGCAGTCGCTCTCGAGCGCGCGGCCGCGTTCTGCCGGGTCGCCGCGGCCGGCTACGCCGACCTCGCCGACGATGCGGATGCCGCGGACGCCGTTCGTCCCGACCGTCCGGCCGAGCTCACCAGGCGGGCGCTGCGTCTCACGGAGCTCGCCGACGAGCTCGCCTCGTGCGCGAGGCTCTGGCGGCACGACTCGCTCGACTGA
- a CDS encoding aminodeoxychorismate lyase, translating to MPETVTLLIDPIAADAEGADLASTFRAVDAAEPALRVGELSTQRGDGIFETIGVADGHAQEVRPHLERLRNSARICELPEPNLAQWEAAIQTAVAQLPRDGEFGIKLVLSRGVEHGPAPTAWLTTSRAADFTVPRERGIRVVTLDRGYDRGAAERAPWLLLGAKTLSYAVNMAAIREAKRRGADDTIFVSSDGYVMEGPTSSVILRRDGVYSTPAPSGAILHGTTQQSLFEHLEATGHTPEYRDIPVDELRTADAAWLVSSVRLAAGITELDGEPMPYDAATTAEFNAYLLTPRD from the coding sequence ATGCCCGAGACCGTGACCCTGCTCATCGATCCCATCGCCGCCGACGCCGAGGGCGCCGACCTCGCGAGCACGTTCCGCGCCGTCGATGCCGCCGAACCCGCGCTCCGGGTGGGCGAGCTGTCGACGCAGCGCGGCGACGGTATCTTCGAGACGATCGGCGTCGCCGACGGGCACGCGCAGGAGGTGCGCCCCCACCTCGAGCGGCTGCGCAACTCCGCGCGGATCTGCGAGCTCCCCGAGCCGAACCTCGCCCAGTGGGAGGCGGCGATCCAGACCGCGGTGGCGCAGCTGCCGCGCGACGGCGAGTTCGGGATCAAGCTGGTGCTGAGCCGCGGGGTGGAGCACGGCCCGGCGCCGACCGCCTGGCTCACGACCTCCCGCGCGGCCGACTTCACGGTGCCGCGTGAGCGCGGCATCCGGGTGGTGACCCTCGACCGCGGCTACGACCGCGGGGCGGCCGAGCGCGCGCCGTGGCTGCTCCTCGGGGCGAAGACCCTCTCGTACGCCGTGAACATGGCGGCGATCCGCGAGGCCAAGCGGCGGGGCGCGGATGACACGATCTTCGTGTCATCCGACGGGTACGTCATGGAGGGGCCGACCTCGAGCGTCATCCTGCGTCGCGACGGCGTCTACTCGACGCCCGCCCCGAGCGGTGCCATCCTGCACGGCACGACCCAGCAGAGCCTGTTCGAGCACCTCGAGGCGACCGGGCACACGCCCGAGTACCGGGACATCCCCGTCGACGAGCTGCGCACCGCGGATGCCGCGTGGCTGGTGTCCAGCGTGCGCCTCGCAGCCGGCATCACCGAGCTCGACGGCGAGCCGATGCCCTACGACGCGGCCACGACCGCGGAGTTCAACGCCTACCTGCTCACGCCGCGCGACTGA
- the pstB gene encoding phosphate ABC transporter ATP-binding protein PstB: protein MSKRIEVRDLNVYYSKFLAVEGVSLEIEPRSVTAFIGPSGCGKSTFLRTLNRMHEVIPGARVEGEVLIDGNNLYDPDVDPVLVRRQVGMVFQRPNPFPTMSIKENVLAGVKLNNRRISKSDADDLVEKSLRGANLWNEVKDRLDRPGSGLSGGQQQRLCIARAIAVSPEVILMDEPCSALDPISTLAIEDLIEELKQQYTIVIVTHNMQQASRVSDKTAFFNIAGTGKPGKLIEYDATTTIFSNPSVQATEDYVSGRFG from the coding sequence GTGTCCAAGCGCATCGAAGTCCGAGACCTGAACGTCTACTACTCGAAGTTCCTCGCGGTGGAGGGCGTCTCGCTCGAGATCGAGCCCCGCAGCGTGACCGCGTTCATCGGCCCATCGGGCTGCGGCAAGTCGACCTTTCTCCGAACCCTCAACCGCATGCACGAGGTCATCCCCGGCGCGCGCGTCGAGGGCGAAGTGCTGATCGACGGCAACAACCTCTACGACCCCGACGTCGACCCGGTGCTCGTCCGCCGGCAGGTCGGCATGGTCTTCCAGCGGCCGAACCCCTTCCCGACGATGTCGATCAAGGAGAACGTGCTCGCCGGCGTGAAGCTGAACAACCGGCGCATCTCGAAGTCCGACGCCGACGACCTGGTGGAGAAGTCGCTGCGCGGCGCGAACCTCTGGAACGAGGTCAAGGACCGCCTCGACCGGCCGGGCTCCGGCCTCTCGGGCGGCCAGCAGCAGCGCCTCTGCATCGCCCGCGCGATCGCGGTCTCCCCCGAGGTCATCCTGATGGACGAGCCGTGCTCGGCCCTCGACCCGATCTCGACGCTCGCCATCGAGGACCTCATCGAGGAGCTCAAGCAGCAGTACACGATCGTCATCGTGACCCACAACATGCAGCAGGCCTCGCGCGTCTCCGACAAGACCGCGTTCTTCAACATCGCCGGCACCGGCAAGCCGGGCAAGCTCATCGAGTACGACGCGACGACGACGATCTTCTCGAACCCGTCGGTGCAGGCGACCGAGGACTACGTCTCCGGCCGCTTCGGATGA
- the pstA gene encoding phosphate ABC transporter permease PstA yields MTLTTTPPDTGRPAPAAAPIANSLTAGRLPGWAPWGVLGATLVVSAALFGAVAIGTGEFNWIATIVVAAVLYAPTIWLFSSIVEGRRRATDRLVTALVTGAFLLAMIPLISVTITVLSLGLARFDGDFFTMSMRNVTGEGGGALHAIVGTLLMTGTAALISIPIGLMTSIYLVEYGRGRIARGITFLVDVMTGIPSIVAGLFAYALFAIFFGPGVRLGIAGAVALAVLMIPVVVRSSEEMLRLVPNELREASLALGVPKWLTIVKVVLPTSIAGITTGIMLAIARVIGETAPLLIAAGFTQSMNYNLFEGRMQSLPVFVYTQYANQGNPPEAYLDRAWAGALTLILIVMALNLIARLVARYFAPKFGR; encoded by the coding sequence ATGACCCTCACGACCACGCCTCCCGACACCGGCCGCCCGGCGCCCGCCGCCGCGCCGATCGCGAACTCGCTCACCGCCGGGCGGCTGCCCGGCTGGGCGCCGTGGGGCGTCCTCGGGGCGACCCTCGTCGTCTCGGCCGCGCTGTTCGGTGCCGTCGCGATCGGCACCGGCGAGTTCAACTGGATCGCGACGATCGTCGTGGCCGCCGTGCTCTACGCCCCCACGATCTGGCTGTTCTCCTCGATCGTCGAGGGTCGGCGCCGCGCGACCGATCGCCTGGTCACGGCCCTCGTGACGGGCGCGTTCCTCCTCGCGATGATCCCCCTCATCTCGGTCACCATCACCGTCCTGAGCCTCGGCCTCGCCCGCTTCGACGGCGACTTCTTCACCATGTCGATGCGGAACGTCACCGGCGAGGGCGGCGGGGCGCTGCACGCCATCGTCGGCACGCTCCTGATGACCGGGACGGCGGCCCTCATCTCCATCCCGATCGGGCTCATGACCTCGATCTACCTCGTCGAGTACGGCCGCGGCCGCATCGCGCGGGGCATCACCTTCCTCGTCGACGTCATGACGGGCATCCCCTCGATCGTCGCGGGCCTGTTCGCCTACGCCCTGTTCGCGATCTTCTTCGGCCCGGGCGTCCGCCTCGGCATCGCCGGCGCCGTCGCGCTCGCCGTCCTGATGATCCCGGTCGTCGTGCGCTCCAGCGAGGAGATGCTGCGGCTCGTGCCGAACGAGCTGCGCGAAGCATCCCTCGCCCTCGGCGTGCCGAAGTGGCTCACCATCGTCAAGGTGGTGCTGCCGACCTCCATCGCCGGCATCACGACGGGCATCATGCTCGCGATCGCCCGCGTCATCGGCGAGACCGCGCCGCTGCTCATCGCCGCCGGCTTCACGCAGAGCATGAACTACAACCTCTTCGAGGGACGCATGCAGTCGCTGCCGGTGTTCGTGTACACGCAGTACGCCAACCAGGGCAATCCGCCCGAGGCGTACCTCGACCGCGCCTGGGCCGGTGCCCTCACCCTCATCCTCATCGTCATGGCGCTGAACCTCATCGCGCGACTCGTCGCCCGGTACTTCGCCCCCAAGTTCGGCCGCTGA
- the pstC gene encoding phosphate ABC transporter permease subunit PstC, with protein sequence MSTAPAPIKAKLRLGDLVFSRSALFAGSMILVTLAAVAIFLIVQSIPALFATNEDASILPTNFWDYVGPLVFGTVWAAALALLMAVPVSIGIALFISHYAPRRLASVLGYVVDLLAAVPSVVFGLWGIGVLAPAIVPVYAWLNEYLGWIPLFAGDASATGRTILTAAVVLAVMVLPIMTAICREVFLQTPVLHEEAALALGATRWEMIRTAVLPFGRPGIISASVLGLGRALGETMAVAMVLSASHVVTFELLTSVNPTTIAANIALSFPEAYALNVNVLIATGLILFVVTFAVNAAARWIVARRKEFSGAN encoded by the coding sequence ATGAGCACCGCTCCCGCACCGATCAAGGCGAAGCTCCGCCTCGGTGACCTCGTCTTCTCACGGTCGGCCCTGTTCGCCGGCTCGATGATCCTCGTGACGCTCGCCGCCGTCGCGATCTTCCTCATCGTCCAGTCCATCCCTGCGCTCTTCGCCACCAACGAGGACGCCTCGATCCTGCCGACCAACTTCTGGGACTATGTCGGTCCGCTCGTCTTCGGCACGGTCTGGGCCGCCGCCCTCGCCCTGCTCATGGCGGTGCCCGTCTCCATCGGCATCGCCCTCTTCATCTCGCACTACGCACCGCGCCGGCTCGCGTCGGTGCTCGGCTACGTCGTCGACCTGCTCGCCGCGGTGCCCTCGGTCGTCTTCGGCCTCTGGGGCATCGGCGTGCTGGCCCCCGCGATCGTGCCGGTGTACGCCTGGCTCAACGAGTACCTCGGCTGGATCCCGCTGTTCGCGGGTGACGCCTCGGCGACCGGCCGCACGATCCTCACCGCCGCGGTCGTGCTCGCCGTCATGGTGCTGCCCATCATGACCGCCATCTGCCGCGAGGTCTTCCTGCAGACGCCCGTGCTGCACGAGGAGGCCGCCCTCGCGCTCGGTGCGACCCGGTGGGAGATGATCCGCACCGCGGTGCTGCCCTTCGGCCGGCCGGGCATCATCTCCGCCTCGGTCCTCGGGCTCGGCCGCGCGCTCGGCGAGACCATGGCCGTCGCGATGGTGCTCTCGGCATCGCACGTGGTCACGTTCGAGCTGCTGACCTCCGTGAACCCGACGACCATCGCCGCGAACATCGCCCTCAGCTTCCCCGAGGCGTACGCACTCAACGTGAACGTGCTGATCGCCACCGGCCTCATCCTCTTCGTCGTCACCTTCGCGGTGAACGCCGCGGCCCGCTGGATCGTGGCCCGCCGCAAGGAATTCTCGGGAGCCAACTGA
- the pstS gene encoding phosphate ABC transporter substrate-binding protein PstS — protein sequence MNVSRLGRAAVVAAVAAIALSSCASNEGGAAPAESASSLSGNLVGAGASSQDSAQQAWIAAFQTANPDVTIDYDPSGSGAGRETFLEGASDFAGSDRAFKDEELAEGGFAKCAPDTDLVELPLYISPIAVIFNLEGVDSLNLDPETVAGIFAGTITKWNDPAIAASNEGVELPDAAITPVHRSDDSGTTENFTEYLGATAPDVWTWEADGVWPFEGGEAAQGTSGVVDAVTNGTGTIGYADASRAGDLGTAAIKVGDEFVEYSPEAAAAIVDASPLAEGRAEGDLAIEIDRTSSEAGVYPIVLVSYLIACQEYAEPDNVELVKSYLSYVASEEGQDAAAEAAGSAPISDSLREQVVTAIDSIK from the coding sequence GTGAACGTCTCACGTCTCGGCCGCGCCGCGGTCGTCGCCGCGGTCGCCGCCATCGCGCTCAGCTCCTGCGCCTCGAACGAGGGCGGCGCCGCACCCGCGGAGTCGGCCTCGTCCCTCTCGGGCAACCTGGTCGGCGCCGGCGCTTCGTCGCAGGACAGCGCGCAGCAGGCCTGGATCGCCGCGTTCCAGACGGCGAACCCGGATGTCACGATCGACTACGACCCCTCGGGCTCGGGTGCCGGTCGTGAGACCTTCCTCGAGGGCGCCAGCGACTTCGCCGGCTCCGACCGCGCGTTCAAGGACGAGGAGCTCGCCGAGGGCGGCTTCGCCAAGTGCGCGCCCGACACCGACCTCGTCGAGCTGCCGCTCTACATCTCGCCGATCGCCGTGATCTTCAACCTCGAGGGCGTCGACTCGCTGAACCTCGACCCGGAGACCGTCGCGGGCATCTTCGCCGGCACGATCACCAAGTGGAACGACCCGGCCATCGCCGCCTCGAACGAGGGCGTCGAGCTGCCTGATGCGGCCATCACCCCGGTGCACCGCTCGGACGACTCGGGCACGACCGAGAACTTCACCGAGTACCTCGGCGCCACCGCGCCCGACGTGTGGACGTGGGAGGCCGACGGCGTGTGGCCGTTCGAGGGCGGCGAGGCCGCTCAGGGCACCTCGGGCGTCGTCGACGCCGTGACCAACGGCACCGGCACCATCGGTTACGCCGACGCCTCGCGCGCTGGTGACCTCGGCACCGCCGCGATCAAGGTCGGCGACGAGTTCGTCGAGTACTCGCCCGAGGCCGCCGCGGCCATCGTCGACGCGTCCCCGCTCGCCGAGGGCCGCGCCGAGGGCGACCTCGCGATCGAGATCGACCGCACCTCCAGCGAGGCCGGCGTCTACCCGATCGTCCTCGTCAGCTACCTGATCGCGTGCCAGGAGTACGCCGAGCCCGACAACGTCGAGCTCGTGAAGTCCTACCTCTCCTACGTGGCGAGCGAAGAGGGTCAGGATGCCGCGGCCGAGGCCGCCGGCTCCGCGCCCATCTCGGACTCGCTGCGCGAGCAGGTCGTGACCGCGATCGACTCCATCAAGTAG
- a CDS encoding NUDIX hydrolase yields MTRAVETAVYAAGAVCWRVIDGRVHVLVVHRTVYGDVTIPKGKVDPGESLPQTAVREIAEETGLQVALGVPLGESRYGLPSGREKVVHYWAAEVSEKAVQRSTFRPNSEIAALEWVSIKRARSYLSYEPDVAILDAFARLVEQEVTTTFSLLVVRHGKAVGRSGWHGADAARPLTELGVQQAAGLSTTLAAWSPQRIVSSPAVRCVTTVAPLAAAIGVPIKRDEGISQDAWDAGHDEVRRVVGKRVRVGRTAVLCSHNPVLPGILREIALATGTPLGGYVDDAAALEPGAFSVVHLSATNPSSGIVAIETHPAHPARA; encoded by the coding sequence GTGACCCGCGCGGTCGAGACGGCGGTCTACGCAGCGGGCGCCGTGTGCTGGCGCGTCATCGACGGCCGGGTGCACGTGCTCGTCGTGCACCGCACCGTCTACGGCGACGTCACGATCCCGAAGGGCAAGGTCGACCCCGGCGAATCGCTGCCGCAGACCGCGGTGCGCGAGATCGCCGAGGAGACCGGGCTCCAGGTCGCGCTCGGCGTGCCGCTCGGCGAGTCGCGCTACGGCCTGCCGAGCGGTCGCGAGAAGGTCGTGCACTACTGGGCCGCCGAGGTGTCGGAGAAGGCCGTGCAGCGCTCGACGTTCCGGCCGAACTCCGAGATCGCCGCCCTCGAGTGGGTGAGCATCAAGCGTGCGAGGAGCTACCTCAGCTACGAGCCCGACGTGGCCATCCTCGACGCGTTCGCGCGCCTCGTCGAGCAGGAGGTCACCACGACCTTCTCGCTGCTCGTCGTCCGGCACGGCAAGGCCGTCGGCCGGTCGGGCTGGCACGGCGCCGACGCCGCCCGACCGCTCACCGAGCTCGGCGTGCAGCAGGCGGCCGGACTCTCCACGACGCTCGCCGCCTGGTCGCCGCAGCGGATCGTCTCCAGCCCCGCCGTGCGCTGCGTCACGACCGTGGCGCCGCTTGCTGCGGCCATCGGCGTGCCGATCAAGCGCGACGAGGGCATCAGCCAGGACGCCTGGGACGCCGGCCACGACGAGGTGCGCCGCGTCGTGGGCAAACGGGTGCGCGTCGGCCGCACGGCCGTGCTGTGCAGCCACAACCCGGTCCTGCCCGGCATCCTCCGCGAGATCGCCCTCGCCACAGGCACCCCGCTCGGCGGCTACGTCGACGATGCGGCCGCCCTCGAGCCGGGCGCCTTCAGCGTGGTGCACCTCTCCGCGACGAACCCGAGCTCCGGCATCGTCGCGATCGAGACGCATCCGGCGCATCCCGCACGGGCGTAG
- a CDS encoding RNA degradosome polyphosphate kinase: MTDTLDDDRTASDFDDDFEPFDVEGAPELPAERYLDRELSWLAFNQRVLELAEDPRLPVLERANFLAIFASNLDEFFMVRVAGLKRRIVTGLAVPTNVGRAPTDVLADISRAAHELQERHAAVYQELVKPALAEAGIHVVSWSELGEAEREHLRGFFAQQIFPVLMPLAVDPAHPFPYISGLSLNLSVRVRNSRTGRLEFARVKVPQMLPRFVPVSDSERADDARYIALEELIANHLGDLFPGMEVLEHHVFRVTRNEDVEIEEDETENLIKALEKELLRRRFGPPIRLEVSDDMDDVTLDLLVRELDISHQEVFRLPAPLDLGGLFDLARIDRPELHYPTHVPATNAQLLPSEPNRTADIFDAVSRKDVLLHHPYESFATSVQAFLEQAAADPNVLAIKQTLYRTSGDSPIVEALIDAAEAGKQVLALVEIKARFDEQNNITWARKLERAGVHVVYGLVGLKTHCKLALVIRQEQGKLRHYSHIGTGNYNPKTSRIYEDLGLLTADDQVGKDLTRLFNELSGYAIEKKFKRLLVAPLHLRKGLLKLIAAETRNAEAGKPARIRIKVNSMVDEAIIDALYRASNAGVPVDIWVRGICSLRPGIPGLSEHIRVRSILGRYLEHSRIFSFAGDGDPQVYIGSADMMHRNLDRRVEALVRLTDPDHLAEIDGLFDQALDERTSSWHLEGDGTWTRHSVDESGHPLDDLQNRLMQQIAQRTRPGKRR; this comes from the coding sequence ATGACGGACACCCTCGACGACGATCGCACGGCCAGCGACTTCGACGACGACTTCGAGCCCTTCGACGTCGAGGGCGCGCCCGAGCTGCCCGCCGAGCGCTACCTCGACCGCGAGCTCAGCTGGCTCGCCTTCAACCAGCGCGTGCTGGAGCTCGCCGAGGACCCGCGCCTTCCCGTCCTCGAACGGGCCAACTTCCTCGCGATCTTCGCCTCGAACCTCGACGAGTTCTTCATGGTGCGGGTCGCCGGGCTCAAGCGCCGCATCGTCACCGGCCTCGCGGTGCCGACGAACGTCGGCCGCGCCCCGACCGACGTCCTCGCCGACATCTCGCGCGCGGCGCACGAGCTGCAGGAGCGGCACGCCGCGGTCTACCAGGAGCTCGTGAAGCCCGCCCTCGCCGAGGCCGGCATCCATGTGGTGTCGTGGTCGGAGCTCGGCGAGGCCGAGCGCGAGCACCTCCGCGGCTTCTTCGCCCAGCAGATCTTCCCGGTGCTGATGCCGCTCGCGGTCGACCCGGCGCACCCGTTCCCCTACATCTCCGGCCTCTCGCTGAACCTGTCCGTGCGGGTGCGCAACAGCCGCACCGGACGACTCGAGTTCGCCCGCGTCAAAGTGCCGCAGATGCTGCCCCGGTTCGTCCCGGTGAGCGACAGCGAACGTGCCGACGACGCCAGGTACATCGCCCTCGAGGAGCTGATCGCCAACCACCTCGGCGACCTCTTCCCCGGCATGGAGGTGCTCGAGCACCACGTCTTCCGGGTGACGCGCAACGAGGACGTCGAGATCGAGGAGGACGAGACCGAGAACCTCATCAAGGCGCTCGAGAAGGAGCTGCTGCGCCGCCGCTTCGGCCCGCCGATCCGGCTCGAGGTGAGCGACGACATGGACGACGTCACGCTCGATCTCCTCGTCCGCGAGCTCGACATCTCCCACCAGGAGGTGTTCCGCCTGCCCGCGCCGCTCGACCTCGGCGGGCTGTTCGACCTCGCGAGGATCGACCGCCCCGAGCTGCACTACCCCACCCACGTGCCGGCGACGAACGCGCAGCTCCTGCCGTCCGAGCCGAACCGCACGGCCGACATCTTCGACGCCGTCTCCCGCAAGGACGTGCTGCTCCACCACCCCTACGAGTCGTTCGCGACGAGTGTGCAGGCCTTCCTCGAGCAGGCTGCGGCAGACCCGAACGTGCTGGCGATCAAGCAGACGCTCTACCGCACCTCCGGCGACAGCCCCATCGTCGAAGCCCTCATCGACGCCGCCGAGGCGGGCAAGCAGGTCCTCGCACTCGTCGAGATCAAGGCGAGGTTCGACGAGCAGAACAACATCACCTGGGCGCGGAAGCTCGAGCGCGCGGGCGTGCACGTCGTCTACGGGCTCGTCGGACTGAAGACGCACTGCAAGCTCGCGCTCGTGATCCGGCAGGAGCAGGGCAAGCTCCGCCATTACAGCCACATCGGCACGGGCAACTACAACCCGAAGACCAGCCGCATCTACGAAGACCTCGGCCTGCTCACGGCCGACGACCAGGTCGGCAAAGACCTCACGCGCCTCTTCAACGAGCTCTCGGGCTATGCGATCGAGAAGAAGTTCAAGCGGCTGCTCGTCGCTCCCCTGCACCTCCGCAAGGGCCTGCTGAAGCTCATCGCCGCCGAGACCCGCAATGCCGAGGCCGGCAAGCCCGCCCGGATCCGCATCAAGGTCAACTCGATGGTCGACGAGGCGATCATCGACGCGCTGTACCGCGCGTCGAACGCGGGCGTGCCGGTGGACATCTGGGTGCGCGGCATCTGCAGCCTCCGCCCCGGCATCCCAGGGCTCAGCGAGCACATCCGCGTCCGCTCCATCCTCGGCCGCTACCTGGAGCACTCGCGGATCTTCTCGTTCGCCGGCGACGGCGACCCCCAGGTCTACATCGGTTCGGCCGACATGATGCACCGCAACCTCGACCGGCGGGTCGAGGCGCTCGTCCGCCTCACCGATCCCGACCATCTCGCCGAGATCGACGGGTTGTTCGACCAGGCGCTCGACGAGCGCACGAGCTCGTGGCACCTCGAGGGCGACGGCACGTGGACGCGCCACTCGGTCGATGAGTCGGGGCATCCGCTCGACGACCTGCAGAATCGGCTCATGCAGCAGATCGCCCAGCGCACGCGACCGGGGAAGCGGCGGTGA